From one Paeniglutamicibacter psychrophenolicus genomic stretch:
- a CDS encoding NAD(P)/FAD-dependent oxidoreductase: MSIESILIVGGGLAGFTVAQNLRTRGFTGTIDIIDPAGIPYDRPPLSKAYLLGDKDAAGIELAPASWFAEHRVGLVRATVHALATEPLGVELGDGRKLHADTLVLATGGSARPLPVAGGDLDSVLVLRSRADADTLRGKLAPGIRLAIVGAGLIGAEVASSALALGAEVTLIDPLETPLVPAVGPELAHRLHAMHAGAGITVVHGTPAGIKRTGAGHRIELADGRVIECDEVLVGIGIIPNTALARAAGLATENGVLVDEHQRTSHPGVFAVGDMARTRSADGTLQRRGEHWEHAMNTGATAAAAILGQEPPVHGASWFWSDRHGTHVEGVGDMNAEGTTILRLKEGEPVAAFNVAADGRMLGAAAIDGGLMIRAARRIIDRGIVVPAEALADPEVPLKKLAR; the protein is encoded by the coding sequence ATGAGCATTGAATCCATCCTGATCGTTGGCGGCGGCCTGGCAGGGTTCACCGTCGCGCAGAACCTGCGGACGCGCGGCTTCACCGGCACCATCGACATCATCGACCCCGCCGGGATCCCGTACGACCGCCCGCCGCTGAGCAAGGCGTACCTGCTGGGGGACAAGGACGCCGCTGGCATCGAACTGGCGCCGGCCTCCTGGTTCGCCGAACACCGGGTCGGCCTGGTCCGTGCCACGGTGCACGCGCTGGCGACCGAACCGCTGGGCGTGGAACTTGGGGACGGCAGGAAGCTGCACGCCGACACCCTGGTGCTGGCCACCGGCGGCTCCGCGCGCCCGCTGCCGGTGGCAGGCGGGGACCTGGACTCGGTGCTGGTGCTGCGCAGCCGCGCCGATGCAGACACGTTGCGCGGCAAGCTCGCCCCGGGCATCCGGCTGGCCATCGTCGGGGCCGGGCTCATCGGCGCCGAGGTCGCCTCCTCGGCGCTCGCGCTGGGCGCCGAGGTCACGCTGATCGACCCCCTCGAGACCCCGCTGGTGCCCGCCGTTGGCCCGGAACTGGCGCACCGCCTGCACGCCATGCACGCCGGGGCCGGGATCACGGTGGTCCACGGGACCCCCGCGGGCATCAAGCGGACCGGGGCGGGCCACCGGATCGAGCTGGCCGACGGCCGGGTCATCGAGTGCGACGAGGTGCTCGTGGGCATCGGCATCATCCCCAACACCGCACTGGCCCGGGCCGCGGGCCTGGCGACCGAGAACGGGGTGCTGGTCGACGAGCACCAGCGCACCAGCCACCCGGGTGTCTTTGCCGTGGGGGACATGGCCCGCACCAGGTCCGCCGACGGGACGCTGCAACGGCGCGGGGAACACTGGGAACACGCCATGAACACCGGGGCCACCGCGGCCGCCGCGATCCTGGGCCAGGAACCGCCGGTGCACGGCGCCTCGTGGTTCTGGTCCGACCGCCACGGCACCCACGTCGAGGGCGTGGGGGACATGAACGCCGAGGGCACCACCATCCTGCGCCTGAAGGAGGGGGAACCGGTGGCCGCCTTCAACGTTGCCGCGGACGGGCGGATGCTCGGGGCCGCGGCGATCGACGGCGGGCTGATGATCCGGGCAGCCCGGCGCATCATCGACCGCGGCATCGTCGTCCCGGCCGAAGCGCTCGCCGACCCCGAGGTCCCGCTGAAGAAACTGGCCCGCTGA
- a CDS encoding non-heme iron oxygenase ferredoxin subunit, which translates to MDTENSPGLPVVDLGGEELLEPGTALLVPGETSGYPEDIALFRADSGVYYALDDECPHEVASLSEGWIEDDEVECPLHSSRFCLRDGKVLCLPAVRDARTHKVQVLAGRVLLHPGTAAGGN; encoded by the coding sequence ATGGACACCGAAAACAGCCCCGGTTTGCCGGTCGTCGACCTGGGCGGCGAGGAACTGCTGGAACCGGGCACGGCCCTGCTGGTCCCCGGGGAAACCAGCGGGTACCCCGAAGACATAGCGCTCTTTCGCGCCGACTCCGGGGTGTACTACGCGCTGGACGATGAATGCCCGCACGAGGTCGCGTCCCTGTCCGAGGGCTGGATCGAGGACGACGAGGTCGAATGCCCTTTGCATTCCTCGCGCTTTTGCCTGCGCGACGGCAAGGTGCTGTGCCTGCCGGCCGTCCGCGATGCCCGCACCCACAAGGTCCAGGTCCTTGCCGGGAGGGTGCTGCTGCATCCGGGAACGGCCGCGGGCGGAAACTAG